CCTTGACTAGCCTTGAAGAAGTGGTCGGGCTAGAGTATCCTGAACTTTGCCCACATGGCTActtggacacaagtcccttgacttgcgaAACTTCGTGAGTCATAAgtcgagtcccttgacttgcctcAAATAAGTGGTCAGGCTAGAGCATCCTAAGCTTTGCCCCACATGGCTActtggacacaagtcccttgacttgctgaACTTCGTGAACTATAAGCCGAGTCACTGGACTCGCTGCAACGAAATGGCCTGGCCAAAGCATCTTGAGCTCTGCCAACATGGCTACTCAggcacaagtcccttgacttacCAAACTTGCTGAACTTCGTGAACCACAAGCCAGGTCCCACTCACCGCGAAGAAGTGGTCGAGCTAGAGCATCCCGAGCTCTGCCCACATGATCAATCATTATGCATCAGAGTCCACCCGAGACGCCATCCCGTCAGAGTCCACCACGGCAACACGGCGCCCAGGGACCTATAGAACCACCGACTATGGGATGTCGTACGTGCTCCTCAGAGCACGGAGGTCATCGACGAAGACTGACGACTCCCAACTCCCCCTGGCAAAGTACAAATAACGGGCATCGAAAGACCATTTGGGAGCCATCGAGAGCTAGACTAAAGAAGGACcgaagagagaatgagggagatacTAGAAAAGAAGGCTCGAAGGAAAATGCGGGAGGATGAATAGAAGAAATGGCAGAAAATGAGGAAATTAGAGAGTTTATATAAAGAAGGACACAATGGTTGGCCTTCTGGGGCAATGAAGTGACCCTGAGCCAGAAATCCAAGGGAAACGCTGGGCCTCGAGAAACATGCGGAGTGGCATCTTGGAACCCAACCGATGGGAACCCATGAAAGTATGAAGAGCAAGCAACGGGTGCGTGGATAGCATGGTCCAATATCCCACCTAGTGTGTGGGCGAACTTCTCGCTGCCTCAAACCAACAAATAATGAGAGGGTGGGAAGAACCCAAGGCACCGTCAAGTCATTGATAGCACAGCCAAACCGTCACAGGGTGCCAAATGTGCATTAGAGGAAAAAAGCCCAAGAAGGGAACGTTTTGAATTCTCACCATATGTGTATGGTGGAAATTTACGGGATACTGTGAGGGGGGCCTGATCGCACGAGTCCAGCCCACACGGTATGGGTGGGCCTAAGGACAACTTGGTAGAAAGAAATCGGTATGAAAGAATAAGATGGGCAGGGCTGGGCCATGAAGGGAAAGGTTGGCCTAGGAAGCCCCTAAGGACAACTTGGTAGAAAGAAATCGGTATGATAGAATAAGATGGGCAGGGCTGGGCCATGAAGGGAAAGGTTGGCCTAGGAAGCCCACAAAGAAGCAGCGAGGTTGCATGTGCGAGGCATGGAACTAAGCAAGGAGGCCTGACACTCTTACTAGCCGAAAATCCGCCCACACGCATAGGGTCAAGGACAACCCAGGCCCTTGGGCACCTACGACTGGACGGACCTGAGTAATTAGCAGTCGACACGATCATGCATGAATGACCTGTCACGAGACAGGGAGTTCGCAAGGGACACGGCCTGGGTACAGAGCTGCACCACCATGATCAGCCTGTCAAGGGATCGCCACGATCAGCATGGACGACCTATCGCATGGCAGGGAGTTAGCAGAGGATGCGACTTGGGTACGGAGCGGCATTATCATGATCAGCCTGTCAAGGGATCCACCCTACCAGATATAAGTATCTCCCCCTCGAGGGCAAAAAGCACTACAGATATACTTTGATTGGAAGCTCATACAGATCACAAACTCAGAACTCaaactgacttaggcatcggagatATCCCCACCACTCGGAGCCTTCGTTTCCTATTTACGTAGGAACGGATCAACTCAGTGCGCGAAGTTGCCTAGATTGTAAAACACGACATCGACAGGGAGAGTGCTATAAATGAGGCTCCCCATAGACAAACCAACTAAAAGCGACATAATGAGTTTGGAATGTCTCAAAGCATAACACAGCATGAATGTACAACGTGCTTGAATTCTGCACCTGCGAATCCCACAACATTGTAGTTTCAGGTTGCATTTTGGCCTTTTGctgaatattaaattaaatcttCCTTTACAGCtcaatctttcttcttcttgttgccTTTTTGGATTAGGAGTTCTGTTCATTTCAATGGTTACGAACCTTGTAATTTCAGATTTCGTTTTGACCTTTGCTGAATAATTCTCATCCTCAACGTCTTCTATCTGTTGTTTTTGGCTTACGGATTGTGCCGTAGAACCATCATAAATGACTTCGACTGCTTGCTTTGGTTATGCAGAGCTTTTAACTTAGATGGCAGGCGCTACATGAGGGCTGCACAGATTTTTAGCCTATCACAGAACAGAACAACAAAAGTTTcgttcctttcttcttttgtcaTAAACAGATGACGCCTTTTTGAATCATCCTAGAAAAAGTGCTGCATCCTTTACATCCTCGGTAGTTATCTCCAGCTCATTGTACTGCAATATTCATGATCAACCATTATATATGCATCACTTTGCACAGCAAAGCACAAACACTTCGGCTAGCTTTACTTGCCCTGACCACACCCAGAAAAAGGTCCTCCATTTTCGCGCGCCATGTTACACCATTAAATTACCCTTTACTCATGAAGTTTCATTCCTGATCTTCCTTTTTGttgctgttgtttttttttcttgagattcCTGTTTGACGACCGCTGTTTGATTAGAACTTGAAAAAAGTTCCATTTTTGAACGAGTTGGCACTGTCATGCATGCAGAAGCTGTGTATGTTCTTTAGTTTACCTGCTGGGGAGTATAGATCAGAATTGGATTAGCGTATTGGAGGGGACAAGATGGAGAAAAAGAATGGCTTGGATGGGAAAACAAATATACATGAGGGGGCTGCAGCACTAAAGAGAAGGGTAAAGGTAAAGAAAAGACCCAACATGATTGGTGATGCAGAAAACTTGGAGaagaaaggaggaggaggaagagatcATCAGAATACCAAAAGTGTTCCATTTCTCAAGCTGTTCTCATTTGCAGATTCTTCAGACATTTTCTTGATGATTGTTGGCACAATAGGCGCCGTTGGGAATGGTCTAGGCCTACCTCTTAGCACAATATTATTCGGCCAACTGATTAATGCTTTGCAGGGCGACAAAGATGTTGTTCGTGTGACTTCCGAGGTAAAACTCCTTCCTCCAAAAACTAagctgattatatatattttatcatatgatttaaattctatataaatatcTCATGTCTAATGGTATTATGATCTAATGCTCTAGCTTCTGTTGAAATTAATATTGGTTTTAATTAAGGATATATGTATGTGAGATCCTAATTTGCTGATATGACTGCTTAACTGTTTCAGATATGTCTTAAAACACTCTACCTTGCAGCTGGGATTGGTGCTGCAGGATTCCTCCGTAAGTACTACgtacatccttttttttttttgaattcacGTACATCCCATTTTTACCGCCGtgtttttttagtattaaatataaaaaggaCGCTCCTACGCTCACCTCTCCCAGCGGGAGTTGGGAGCCACAGTTAGTTATTTtggtctgttttttttttttttttttttttttatatataattttttaatactttttttttttttaaattcacaatattattaaaaatattttcacaattcaatACAAATGATAGGTACGTATACTTTGACGGTATACgtcctatcattttccaaaataaaatggttaattacaaaatcaatataTGAGTTTTTCACATTAATTGTTACAAATATGAAGTGTAGGTTTTAAACTTCCGTAAAATCAAtgcttgaattttaaaaaatttacaaatttcgAAGTAGTGGAGGTAGTAATTTCCACGTGACAACAGTATGTTTTGTGTCAGCCAATTGAATACTGACACGCGAcgtaaaaaattattcaaaaacaaaCTATTTAACCTAGATTtcgatttgtaaaaattttgaaatgaaaatttaggtattgattttaactttataaaagAAGTTTGGCTTCATCCATCAAGCATGGAGAAATATTGAGAGATTGGGTATTATGATGGTTCTTGTCAGAGGTGGCTTGCTGGATGGTCACAGGGGCGAGACAGGCTGCACGAATAAGGGGCGTGTATTTGAAGACCATTTTGAGACAAGATGTGGCTTTCTTTGACAAAGAAACAAACACCGGAGAGGTCGTTGGCAGAATGTCCGGTGACACTGTTCTCATACAAGATGCCATGGGTGAGAAGGTAGTGGtaccatatatttatttatttatttctgaaTTCTATTTATCTCAATTGGGTTTGAGTTGCCTAAGCTAATTTggacaaatattaatataatataaccaAAAAcattatagcatatatatatatatatactactgaTCTGTGTTAAAAGATGTAtcgaataaatatatatttcatatatatatatatatatatatatataagtcagAAAGAATGCCTTGGTGAATAAAAATTTCTTCACGTCCTTGACTGCAcgaatttacaaattttaagtgaatttcataatatattaataattattaaatatttaattccttAATAAATACTGTAAAGTCTAAGGAGAGGTTTGGATTCatagataagttgagataggttcagatggtttgtaaatagtagaataaaagttaaattatttattatattttatgtgaaaatttaaaaaaattgttttgagatttgaaaaagttgaattgtttattatattttgtatgaaaatttaagaaagttataatgataagatgagataagttgagataggttttgaatccaaacctctccttagtttttcttttatttaaaattttaaaatttaatgaaattttttttttcggcaTGACCCCACCCCCTAATTCCGTCgtagtataataataataataataataataataatactctAATGTGTCTGTACTAGTCATGTAGGATGGGTACAATAGTACACGGTACGCACTCTCAGCGCGCACATGGCATGTAGGGTACTAGAGCAGTGAAATGTTTGATACGGTGAAAAGATATTTGAACTctcgtgtattttttttttttttcttaaaagtaaataaagaaaagtGTTATATTTACAGAAGAtatcacacaaaaataaatttataaattaatataattagatatattatgttaaatctattttctgatgaaattaattttataatctagtatatcacatcaaatcacgtcagtttgtaagtttatttttatttgatctctttgtgactaaaatatttatttgtgaaAAGAACATCAGCTTTAATTgacataattaatattatttttattttttattatacatttaaACTTACAGATgaacagatatatttttatgtaaacttTTGGGTTATCTTTTAATTGTTTCCTTTacgaattaattatataatttggCCCCCACGTATACAAAGAATCCTGGCTTGCCTTTGATGAGGGACAGCATGCAGTCACAGCACAACACCTGCATCTTGCAGAAAACATATTTGATTAGCAAAACATTGAAATAGTCTGTATAAGACTCATCAATATATAAAGTTGTCCATTGAATAAGATTAATGGGCAGgttgatcataaaaataatgcCCATACTTGTGGTATTTATAAGAAGATTTGCCTTAAAGTTTTATTCATCTTGTGCATGTAAAATGTAAAAGAGTCTATCTGTTTGCATGTGCAGGTTGGGAAATTTCTGCAGCTGGTATCGACGTTCATCGGGGGCTTTATTGTAGCATTTTTAAAAGGATGGCTTCTAACCCTTTTGTTGTTAGCCTCGGTTCCTCTTATTGTGACATCGGGTGGTCTTATGTACATCGCTATATCCAAGACGGCATCTCGTGGACAGGATGCTTATGCAAATGCAGCAAATGTGGTTGAACAGACAATCAGCTCAATTAGGACAGTATGTCCCTAACTtaaactactatatatatatatatatatatgcatgcattgcCTGGTGAAGTTTATATATACCTATAAATTTTATCTTTCAGTGTAGAATGTTTTTGATATTGCAgttattttctggaaaatatGTTGATTTCCACCATTTTTGTTCATCTAGGTGGCATCGTTTACTGGGGAAAAGCAAGCTGTAACTAACTACAAAAAGTTCCTAGTAACGGCTTACAAATCTGGTGTTCAAGAAGGCCTGGTATCTGGATTAGGTTTTGCCCTGGTTACGTTTGTCATTTATTGTTGCTATGCTATGGCCGTATGGTTTGGAGCAAAGATGGTACTGCATAAAGGATACACTGGGGGTGATGTGCTGAATGTGATGATGTCTTTGTTGACTGGATCTGTGTAAGCTGCAGTTTGAATGTTCTTTAGCCCTGTGTAcagatttatttaattacaacttattttgtttttttcttttattcatttcttgccTTTTGGTACCGTGTGGATGATTCAGATCCCTAGGCCAAGCATCTCCCTGCATAAGTGCCTTTGTTGCCGGTAAAGCTGCGGCATATAAGATGTTTGAGACTATTGAGAGGAAACCAAAGATAGATGCTTATAACGCAAAGGGGAAAATTTTGGATGATATTCGTGGAGATATAGAgttgagaaatgtttttttcAGTTATCCAACCAGACCAAATCTACAAATATTCAGTGGTTTCTCTTTTTCTATCCGGAGTGGCACAACTGCAGCTTTGGTTGGACAAAGTGGAAGTGGGAAGTCAACAGTTATCAGTCTAATAGAGAGATTCTACGACCCACAAGCTGGTAAAGTTCTTATAGATGGAATTAAACTCAAAGACCTCCAACTTAATTGGATTAGGGGGAAAATTGGTCTTGTTAGCCAAGAACCTGTGTTGTTCACATGTAGCATAAGGGATAATATTGCATATGGAAAGGATGGTGCCACAACTGAAGAGATAAGAGTTGCTGCTGAACTTGCAAATGCTGCTAAATTTATCGATGGACTGCCTCAGGTTTAAAGTTTTAGCCTGATCTGTAGGAACTTAATAAATATGTTGTCCTAATTCTCATCACTACAGAAATATACTCTAACTTGGAATTCTTGCATACAGGGACTAGAAACCACAGTTGGTGCTCACGGAACGCAGCTCTCTGGTGGTCAAAAGCAGAGAATTGCCATTGCAAGAGCAATTTTGAAGGACCCTCGAATTTTGCTTCTAGACGAAGCTACAAGTGCACTAGATGTGGAATCTGAGAGGATTGTGCAGGAGGCACTGGATAGGATCATGGTCAACCGAACTACTGTCATTGTTGCCCATCGTTTAAGCACAGTGAGGAATGCTGACATGATTGCAGTCATTCACAGAGGAAAGATAGTTGAAAGAGGTATATTATAGAATAGGAAGAAGGgtacaatttaaaaaagaaaagaattactATTACAGTCATAAAGgattacacaaaataatctcacaacGTTTGATGTGGTTATTGTGGGGTtgcttttatgtaattttttgttggctgaagtatttctcaaaagaaaagaaaagaaattaccTTCTAGGACTGTTATGCATTACATTTTGCCATATGTCAATTTCTCAGGCTCACACTCAGAACTAATCAAGGATCTTGATGGAGCGTACTCTCAGCTTATACGCTTGCAAGAAGTAAACAAGGAGTCTGGAGAAGATCATGTAGATGATAAAAGCATATATGAAATTCCTTTTGAATCGTTTGGACGGCCAATTAGTCCTGGACAGTGTAAAAGAAGTTCATTCCAAAAATCCCTAAGTTGGGAATCATCTACCAATGGTAGTAGCCACCATTCATTCTCAGTCACAGAATATACTTCCATCCCAGAAGTCCCGATCCGTGAGAAAGTGCCAGCAGAATCAGAAGAAAAATTTCCATGGGTTTCAATCTGGCGCCTTGCATACCTCAACAAGCCAGAGATTCCAATTATTCTTCTTGGGGTTATAGCTGCTATCATCAGTGGCATGTTACTTCCTATTCTTGGCATCCTGCTTACCAAGGTAATACACTCATTCTACGAAGAACCTACTCATCTGATGATACAGGATACATCGTTTTGGTCGAAAATGTTTGTGATCCTTGGTGTGGTATCATTTCTGGCAATTCCAGCACGAGCTTACTTCCTTTCTGTGGCCGGATGTAAGTTGATAGAACGTATTAGATTGATGTGTTTTGACAAATTGGTTCGCATGGAGGTTGGTTGGTTTGATGAGCAGGAGCACTCAAGTGGTTCCTTGGGAGCTAAGCTCTCAGCAGATGCTGCAGCAACGCGTTCGCTTGTTGGAGATGCACTTGGTCAGATACTTCAGGTTATTGCTTCAGTAGTTGCGGGCTTGATCATTGCATTTCTTACAAGTTGGCAGTTGGCATTTATTGTCCTTTCTTTGATCCCCCTGATCGGAATCAATGAATATCTTCAAGTCCGGTCCATGAAAGGATTCAGTGCAGATTCAAAGGTCTGCTCTAAAGCTAGTAACCTAactttttttaggaaaattaagtaaccaactttattttttcaaaatttacgCCTCAAGGTATCTAAGCTGTCAGATTGAAACATGTTATGCGGTTTCATGACagatatgttttgttttagtgGCTACAGCCTACATCTTcctataaattatgaaaaatccaGTGAAGAAACAACCTGTTCAATTGAGAGTGTTTACTCTAAAATCCAAGCAGTCATTTTAAACATAgctaattaatttttcatcatttttatttctttattgaaagttgattctgaaaatgtaaatttatatgGTTGAAGATGATATATGAGGAAGCAAGCCAAGTTGCCAACGATGCAGTTGGGAGCATAAGAACAGTCGCTTCTTTCTGTGCCGAAGACAAGGTGATGCATCTATACAGTAGGAAATGTGAAGGCCCAAGAAAGGAAGGAATCAGACAAGGCTTGATCACTGGAATAGGATTTGGGACATCTTTTGTCTTGCTATTTCTTGTCTACGCTACCTGTTTCTATGCAGGAGCTCGATTCATTGAGGCTGAGAAAGCAACATTCTCAGATGTTTTCCTAGTAAGTTTTCCTTCTATATTTAACAAGCTTTTCAAAGCTTCTTATAAATAGCAGGAGAAATCTCAAAATGGATGCTTGGTTTGCAGGTTTTCTTTGCTTTGACTTTTGCAGCTACGGGAGTTTCTCAAACAAGCTCCATGGGTCCAGATACCAGCAAGGCCAAGGATGCTGCTACTTCCATATTTGCAATACTTGACCAACAGTCAAAGATAGATCCAATAGATGAGTCTGGCATGACTTTGGATGATCTGAAGGGAGACATTGAACTTCGCAATGTAAGCTTTAAATATCCATGCAGGCCAGATGTCCAGATTTTACGAGACCTCAGCTTGGCTATTCATTCTAGTAAGGTACATATGAAACTCTATTTTGTTATTTCAAGAAGCTACCACAAGAGAAGCACAGAAGTTATGCTTGCCTACCATTTTAGTTATAACTAATGATCAAAATTATACtggaatgatttttttattttttattttccttctcagACAGTTGCCTTAGTTGGAGAAAGTGGGAGTGGGAAATCTACAGTCATCTCCTTGTTACAAAGATTTTATGATCCTGATTCTGGTTATATTACTCTTGATGGAATTGAAATTCAGAAGTTTCAAGTGAAATGGTTGAGGCAGCAGATGGGTCTTGTGAGTCAAGAACCAGTTTTGTTCAATGACACTATCCGTGCCAACATTGCATACGGAAAGGAAGGAAATGCAATTGAGTCAGAAATTATAGCAGTAGCAGAGTTAGCAAATGCTCACAGCTTCATCAGTGCCTTACCACAGGTACCAAAACCCAAAACAAGcaatgcattttttaaaattcctcAGCTCATTATCATATCCTAATAAAACACAGCTAAATTCATGTGTAAAAGTACTATTCTTGCTTAATTATTAGCTTTGTTTTCATTATTGCAATGGAAAATATGTAGGGTTATGACACCATAGTAGGAGAACGTGGAGTCCAATTGTCTGGAGGGCAGAAACAACGCGTAGCCATTGCACGTGCTATGATCAAAAGTCCAAAGATATTGCTACTAGATGAAGCTACCAGTGCATTGGATGCTGAATCCGAAAGAGTAGTTCAAGATTCATTGGACAGAGTCATGGTTAACCGGACTACAATCGTGGTGGCTCATCGATTATCTACCATCAAGAATGCAGATGTAATCGCAGTTGTTAAAGATGGAGCTATAGTAGAGGAAGGAGAGCATGAGACTTTGATTAAAATGGAGGATGGCTTCTACACCTCCTTGGTTACACTCCACACAAGTACTAgcta
This genomic interval from Juglans microcarpa x Juglans regia isolate MS1-56 chromosome 4D, Jm3101_v1.0, whole genome shotgun sequence contains the following:
- the LOC121260941 gene encoding ABC transporter B family member 4-like, with product MEKKNGLDGKTNIHEGAAALKRRVKVKKRPNMIGDAENLEKKGGGGRDHQNTKSVPFLKLFSFADSSDIFLMIVGTIGAVGNGLGLPLSTILFGQLINALQGDKDVVRVTSEICLKTLYLAAGIGAAGFLQVACWMVTGARQAARIRGVYLKTILRQDVAFFDKETNTGEVVGRMSGDTVLIQDAMGEKVGKFLQLVSTFIGGFIVAFLKGWLLTLLLLASVPLIVTSGGLMYIAISKTASRGQDAYANAANVVEQTISSIRTVASFTGEKQAVTNYKKFLVTAYKSGVQEGLVSGLGFALVTFVIYCCYAMAVWFGAKMVLHKGYTGGDVLNVMMSLLTGSVSLGQASPCISAFVAGKAAAYKMFETIERKPKIDAYNAKGKILDDIRGDIELRNVFFSYPTRPNLQIFSGFSFSIRSGTTAALVGQSGSGKSTVISLIERFYDPQAGKVLIDGIKLKDLQLNWIRGKIGLVSQEPVLFTCSIRDNIAYGKDGATTEEIRVAAELANAAKFIDGLPQGLETTVGAHGTQLSGGQKQRIAIARAILKDPRILLLDEATSALDVESERIVQEALDRIMVNRTTVIVAHRLSTVRNADMIAVIHRGKIVERGSHSELIKDLDGAYSQLIRLQEVNKESGEDHVDDKSIYEIPFESFGRPISPGQCKRSSFQKSLSWESSTNGSSHHSFSVTEYTSIPEVPIREKVPAESEEKFPWVSIWRLAYLNKPEIPIILLGVIAAIISGMLLPILGILLTKVIHSFYEEPTHLMIQDTSFWSKMFVILGVVSFLAIPARAYFLSVAGCKLIERIRLMCFDKLVRMEVGWFDEQEHSSGSLGAKLSADAAATRSLVGDALGQILQVIASVVAGLIIAFLTSWQLAFIVLSLIPLIGINEYLQVRSMKGFSADSKMIYEEASQVANDAVGSIRTVASFCAEDKVMHLYSRKCEGPRKEGIRQGLITGIGFGTSFVLLFLVYATCFYAGARFIEAEKATFSDVFLVFFALTFAATGVSQTSSMGPDTSKAKDAATSIFAILDQQSKIDPIDESGMTLDDLKGDIELRNVSFKYPCRPDVQILRDLSLAIHSSKTVALVGESGSGKSTVISLLQRFYDPDSGYITLDGIEIQKFQVKWLRQQMGLVSQEPVLFNDTIRANIAYGKEGNAIESEIIAVAELANAHSFISALPQGYDTIVGERGVQLSGGQKQRVAIARAMIKSPKILLLDEATSALDAESERVVQDSLDRVMVNRTTIVVAHRLSTIKNADVIAVVKDGAIVEEGEHETLIKMEDGFYTSLVTLHTSTS